From a region of the Ovis aries strain OAR_USU_Benz2616 breed Rambouillet chromosome 2, ARS-UI_Ramb_v3.0, whole genome shotgun sequence genome:
- the IMP4 gene encoding U3 small nucleolar ribonucleoprotein protein IMP4, whose amino-acid sequence MLRREARLRREYLYRKAREEAERTAQERKDKVRRALEENRLIPTELRKEALALQGSLEFEDAGGEGVTNHVDDEYRWAGVEDPKVMITTSRDPSSRLKMFAKELKLVFPGAQRMNRGRHEVGALVRACKANGVTDLLVVHEHRGTPVGLIVSHLPFGPTAYFTLCNVVMRHDVPDLGTASEAKPHLIIHGFSSRLGKRVSDILRYLFPVPKDDSRRVITFANQDDYISFRHHVYKKTNHRNVELTEVGPRFELKLYMIRLGTLEQEATADVEWRWHPYTNTAHKRVFLSAE is encoded by the exons ATG CTGCGCCGCGAGGCCCGCCTTCGCCGCGAGTACCTGTACCGCAAGGCACGAGAGGAGGCTGAGCGAACGGCCCAGGAGAGGAAAGACAAGGTTCGGCGCGCGCTTGAGG AGAACCGCCTGATTCCCACCGAGTTACGCAAGGAAGCTCTGGCCTTACAGGGGTCTCTGGAGTTTGAGGATGCCGGCGGTGAAG GTGTGACCAACCACGTAGATGATGAGTATCGCTGGGCAGGGGTTGAGGATCCCAAGGTCATGATTACTACCTCCCGAGATCCCAGTTCCCGCCTTAAGATGTTTGCAAAG GAGCTGAAGTTGGTGTTCCCTGGTGCCCAGCGCATGAACCGTGGCCGGCATGAGGTAGGAGCTCTGGTGCGAGCCTGCAAAGCCAATGGGGTCACTGACCTGCTGGTTGTCCACGAGCATCGAGGCACACCCG TGGGGCTCATTGTCAGCCACCTGCCCTTTGGCCCAACTGCGTACTTCACACTGTGCAACGTAGTCATGAGGCATGACGTCCCTGACCTGGGCACTGCATCAGAGGCCAAACCGCACCTCATCATACACGGCTTCTCCTCCCGCCTGGGTAAGCGG GTCTCTGACATACTCCGCTACCTGTTCCCTGTGCCCAAAGATGACAGCCGCCGGGTCATCACCTTCGCCAACCAGGACGACTACATCTCCTTCCG GCACCATGTATACAAGAAGACCAACCACCGCAACGTGGAGCTGACCGAGGTTGGGCCGCGCTTTGAGCTGAAGT TGTACATGATCCGCCTGGGCACGCTGGAACAAGAGGCCACTGCAGACGTAGAATGGCGCTGGCACCCCTACACCAACACCGCACACAAGAGAGTCTTCCTGAGTGCTGAGTAG
- the CCDC115 gene encoding coiled-coil domain-containing protein 115 isoform X1: protein MASRDLRAELDFLLLQLLEDLEQLEAKRQALNARVEEGWLSLSKARYAMGAKSVGPLQYASHMEPQVRVCTGEAQDGLQKFWMVRAGTQTPEEVGSREAAFVSSALRRRKGLPRTPEPDSSPAPQNPLKWFGILVPHSLRQAQASFREGLQLAADMASLQSRISWGRSQLQELQEKLKQLEPRAP from the exons ATGGCTTCTCGGGATCTGCGGGCAGAGCTGGACTTTCTTCTCCTGCAGCTCCTCGAAGACCTGGAGCAACTGGAGGCGAAGCGGCAAGCGCTAAACGCCCGGGTGGAGGAG gGCTGGCTCTCGCTCTCCAAAGCGCGCTATGCAATGGGTGCCAAGTCAGTAGGGCCCCTGCAGTATGCGTCCCACATGGAACCCCAAGTCCGCGTCTGCACCGG CGAGGCTCAGGACGGACTCCAGAAGTTCTGGATGGTGAGAGCCGGCACCCAGACTCCAGAAGAAGTGGGATCCCGCGAGGCAG CCTTTGTTTCTTCAGCTCTGCGCAGGCGCAAGGGTCTCCCAAGGACCCCAGAGCCAGactcctccccagctccccagaaCCCTTTGAAATGGTTTGGAATCCTGGTGCCTCACAGTCTGCGACAAGCTCAAGCCAGCTTCCGGGAGG GTCTGCAGCTGGCTGCAGACATGGCCAGCCTTCAGAGCCGCATCAGCTGGGGTCGAAGCCAGCTCCAGGAACTCCAGGAGAAACTCAAGCAgctagaacccagggctccctga
- the CCDC115 gene encoding coiled-coil domain-containing protein 115 isoform X2 has product MASRDLRAELDFLLLQLLEDLEQLEAKRQALNARVEEGWLSLSKARYAMGAKSVGPLQYASHMEPQVRVCTGEAQDGLQKFWMVRAGTQTPEEVGSREAALRRRKGLPRTPEPDSSPAPQNPLKWFGILVPHSLRQAQASFREGLQLAADMASLQSRISWGRSQLQELQEKLKQLEPRAP; this is encoded by the exons ATGGCTTCTCGGGATCTGCGGGCAGAGCTGGACTTTCTTCTCCTGCAGCTCCTCGAAGACCTGGAGCAACTGGAGGCGAAGCGGCAAGCGCTAAACGCCCGGGTGGAGGAG gGCTGGCTCTCGCTCTCCAAAGCGCGCTATGCAATGGGTGCCAAGTCAGTAGGGCCCCTGCAGTATGCGTCCCACATGGAACCCCAAGTCCGCGTCTGCACCGG CGAGGCTCAGGACGGACTCCAGAAGTTCTGGATGGTGAGAGCCGGCACCCAGACTCCAGAAGAAGTGGGATCCCGCGAGGCAG CTCTGCGCAGGCGCAAGGGTCTCCCAAGGACCCCAGAGCCAGactcctccccagctccccagaaCCCTTTGAAATGGTTTGGAATCCTGGTGCCTCACAGTCTGCGACAAGCTCAAGCCAGCTTCCGGGAGG GTCTGCAGCTGGCTGCAGACATGGCCAGCCTTCAGAGCCGCATCAGCTGGGGTCGAAGCCAGCTCCAGGAACTCCAGGAGAAACTCAAGCAgctagaacccagggctccctga